The stretch of DNA ATTCATTCTTCCCTTCACCCATCCCTGGAGCAGACCACTGTTTCTTCCAGCTTTCCATTCTCATTTATGCATCCTTTGACCTTTTATCCTTTCTTTCCCTTGTCATTTTTGTCCCCCTTTTTTTACATCTTTATTTCATGTCACCTTCCCTTCCATCTCTATATCCTtcagtctttccttttttccGACCATCCATCATTCTGTCCACTCATCCACCTTCTCGAATCTTCCTTTCGTCCTTCCATTCATACGACCACACCTGAGGCCTCCTTACAATGTCTGCGCTCATTCGGTTACTGCACACCCATAACCCAACTACTGAGCCACGCTTGAAGATTTGGATCAGTAGCTCCCGACATGGTTAACTTGTGACTTCTTAAAGCTAACTGAGGTTGGAGACATCACGTTGGCCTTGTGAAGATACTGTCCTCCAGGGAATCAGGTGTCAGAATAGTCAGAAGCCGTCTTGGCACTTGTGTCCAACAACTAAAGCTGGGCCAGATTTGGAGGACTGCAGTCCCTGACAAGTTTAGTCCCTTACCTAGTGATCTAGGGCTGTCCCTGATGTGTGCAAAGCATTTTACCCTTTGGTACTGTCATCTTCACCTCCCTCCACGTGAATTCCCCATACCACCGAAACAATCACCTCCTCTCAACTTGACTTTTCCGGAGCGTGTGAAAACACTaccatttctccttctccttttcctcatcatTTGACCCAGATAAACTTATTAGGGTCCTGGATTTGAATAGTGTTACCATAAGGAGTAAGTAAATTAATCAGATAAtgcttgataaaaaaaaatcaggattgtCACCATCATCGGGATTGTTGGTTATACCAAGGTTACTGTGTCATGGTATTAGAATGACTCATTTGCTTTCTTAAAGCTTGAGTTTCCACGGACTAGTCCTATACCTGGAGCTGCAATTAGACCCACAAGTGCTTGCTCAAAGAATTCCCAGTGTAGGAATTGACTCTTCATCAACTCCGTTTTACCTCCCATTGGTAGTTGGGTTGCGGGGGGGGGAACATCAttttgcacaaacacacacaagagtgGGAATGCAGGAGCTACGGGTCCTTACTTGTCAACTGTGTTGCCAGTGGAGGAACCCGAGATGCACTTGTCATTTTTTCTGAATCAACTTGCTTCGTCATGTTAGCACCCAGAATGGGTGATAAAGATGTTCCAGTGGGCTGGTTCCAAGCAGTAGTGCTGCTCTCTGTGCCAAGATGGGTCTCTACCATGTGTGAGGTAGCTGGAGAGGAACCTAACCCAGAAGGAATGGGGCTGGTTGAAGAGTCAGCTGCAGTGATGTTGGGAGAGTGGAATTGCATTGACGCTGGTGAACGTGGGTTCCCTGCCAGGGAGGACATAGTAGCATCCCCAAGGCTGGACTCAGCCCTAGAGAGTGGACTGGTTGAGAAGGCAGATGAGCTGGGTCCTGGCATTCTGGAAGCAGGGGGTGACGTCATGGACCCCGAAGGCAACATTTCTGTGTCCAGCGGATGAGTATTTTCTGCCACAGGCATAGTCAACTTGGATCTTGGAAATGAGCTCATTTCAGTGGTCTCTGTAGCAGGGGGAGAAGTATAAACTTGCGTGACATTCTCTACTGGTGTCTCAGTAGGATGTGAAGGTGCTGGCTGCTGTGAGGCCAGTGTGTTCACAGGAGAGTTGAGATCAGCCACAGAATTCTGCATAAGGTGAGTGAACGCAGCAGATGAGATAGTGTTGGGTATGGCTGTGCTGGTGTCCAGGGACATGTTGTTTTCCTTTAACCCGGAAGTTGAATTGGAAATCGGTTCTGCCTCAGAACTTGTGGACTCCACGTTTGTCAGCAATGATGAGTGAGTAGTGGCCTTGCCCATGGAGGAGGCTGTGGCCATTGGATATGTGGCTTTGGATGACTCAGACTGGGTTGGGGAAGCAGTCAGCTTAGGAATGGTTGTGTCCGTCTCTGTCTCAGGGCTAGTGCCCAGCAACGTCACCTTCCCTGCTATGGCAGGTGCACCTGTTGGAACTGGAGCTGGTATACTAGTACCAGCTCCAGGATGGGCATCCATTGAGGCTGTGGTCACAAGTTCAGATGGAGAAAGACTTGGGTGTACTGGTGTGGTTCTGGTGGCTGTCTCAGAGTTAGTAGTCCTTGAAGTCACATCTCCTGGTGCCATAGGTGAGACCATTGTTGATGGAATGTCTGATGTAACTTTTTCCTCGTGTCTAGCAGGAATGGCCGTGGTGTTCTCTGGTAATACGGAGGAATGCGGAGTAGTTGTGGTCATGGCAGGAAAAGGCACTTTGTGCTGTGTGGAGCTGGACTCCCTCATAGCGGCTGTGCTTATCCGCAGTGCTTCCTCTGGATAGGGACTAAGGGCCATGATGGTCATTTCTGAGTGTGGGAATTCCTCACTCTCAGCCAAATGGGTCTCTGCCTGTGTGGCTGTGGCCCTTATTTCCCCACTGAGTGTACTCTGCCTTGTAGTCTCGCGAGGAACCACTTGGGTGGTGACGGCCATCTCCGTGGTTTCTGTCATGATGGGCGAGGTGGAGTGCTTGGTGATGCTCTCTGTGGAAACGCCTGATGACTCCTTGACGGGAAGAGAGCCAGAAATGGGTGTCCTAGCGTGGAAGGTGGCGTCTGTCTGGGAGAGCTCAGTGGTTGCACCAGGAGGCTCTGCCCAATGGCCATAACTTGTCTGTGTGACTGAGCTGATCTCAGAGGGGCTTGTCTCCCTCGGTGTGGAAGCCACGGAGGAGACCAACTTCATTACAGTCTTTATGTCAGACAAGCCAGGCATTGCCGAGGGAACAGCAGCCTCCAGAGTGGTGAGATTAGTAACCAGTGCAGAAGTTGATCTGGATGCTTCTGAAACATCCTGCAAAGAGGACATGGATTCTTGTTCAACGGGGCTTTTGTGCACAATGGTCACTGTTGTGCTTGCGGAAGGATGCCTTCCATCAGTGTGTATAGGAGCCACATCAGTGGCCAGCCTCTCCTCTGAGATACCGTTTCTACTTGGCGCTGAGTTACTTCTGGGAGCAGGGCTTTCGCCCATCGCCTCTGTGGTTTTTAGCTGTCCAGCAGACAGCAGTGAAGTCACCGATGGAACAGTGGAGGGGCCCCTCACGGCTAAGCCGGAGGAACCGGAAGCTGGTGAGCTCGTGGCAGCTAAAGGTGTTGTATAGGAGGTAGAGATGGTTTTTCCCACAGGAAGACTGCTCGTTCTCCACGTTGTTTGGGGATTGCTGCTTGTAAcagtcctctcctctctctggggaaatctctgagccgcAGTGGAGTGGGTCACTGGCCTAGAGGCTGTTTGTGAGGTATCCCAGAAATGAGTGCTATTGGTTGTGTGCGTGGGCGGCCCAGTTTGGGTTGGGATACTCCTGTCTGCAGATTCCACCATGAGAATGGAGGTAGCGGGAGGCCTGGTGATGTCAGCTGAGTGAGGAAGTGATGTCATGAATCGAGCAGGGTCTGGATCAGATGTTCTGTTCAAGGAGCTGAGCTCTGAGCTGAAGCTCTCTCTAGGAGCATGAGGAGATGCTTCGGGAGGACCGGAGCGCAAATCCTGGGAGGTGCTGGTATCTTTCAACATTGAGGTCAGGGAGTATGCAGTCTGAGTCTCCCTTTGTAGAACCAGAGCAGAGCCATGCGCTGCCATAGAAACGGAGGTCTCCCCTAAGGTAGATGTGAAAACCTTTGATGGTGTGGCTTCGGATGTCCTTGAGTCAGCCAGCACAGAACTGGTGGTTCCCACGGTGGTCACTGCTGTGCTTGTGGAAGGGTTTTCTGCTTCAGTGCCCGCAGTGGCTTCATACGGAGGCACTGTATCCCCTGGGGTGCTCCTCATGGTTGGAATTAAACTGCTTTGTGATCCTGGGCTTGGTGTGGTCACAGCCATGAGCTGTGAAGTGCCATGAGGAGAAGAAGGACTCTCCTCTCCCGGAGTGGAGGAGACAGGCAACGGTGAAGTCATGGcaggggaagacagcagaagagagCCAGAGGTTGTTTCATCTGccgagggtgggtgtggctttgATACACTCCCAGGATCCCTGCTCAGAAGAGTGGTCATCTCTGAATGGGGCAGACTCTGAGTCACAATCGAGGAGGTCCCCACCCACGAGGCTGAGGTGGAGGTTTCCTGGGTAACAGTGGCTTGTGCTGTCATCCCAGGATGACCTGACAAGGCAGCAAGGGTCTCATCCATAGACTCTGTCATGACAGGAGAGTTGGAGAACTTGGAGATCTTCGCTGTGACCGTAGCTGGTGACTGTGTGGGTTGAGAAGCCTGGATGAGTGTTCTGGTAGAGGAGATGACTTTTGTCCCAGGCTCCGATGTCCCAGTACCAGTGGACTCTTCCAGGAGCCAAGTACTTGTCTTTGCAGTTGAACTGATTTCCTCAGAGCTACTCATCTTCCATATCTCAGTAGCCGGGGGGAAAGTTGGCTCTAGAGGAATCCTCAGAGTGTGTGAGAAGGCAGGAGTTGGAGAAGAAACACTCTGATCCCCTGTAACAGAAGTGGGCATTTCTGAAGCTGTGACTTTGCGCTTCTCTGAATCagctgaggcagagaaagatgacACACGCGCAGAACTGGTGGTCCTCAGAGTGGCTACGGATGCCCTTCTGGAAGGACGCTCTGTAATGGCCAGTGGCTCTCCTGAGGTACCCCTCATATTTGGAGTTGAATGTGTTTGTGGAGCTAGACTGGGACCTGACACGTGGGGGTAAGAAGTGGTATGTGAGGGGCTGTCCTCTGATGGTGtggaggaagcagaagatgagggCGTGGCTGAGAAAGGTACCAAGGATGAGGCCGAGTCGGTGCTATCCACAGAGGTAGTGCTGATCCTCGCCACCGACCCTGGACTACCGCTCACGAGAAGGTGACCTTCAGGCTGGGCAGAGTCGGCTGTCACAGAGGAGTGGGTCCTCGGCCAAGATGTTGTGTTAGACGTGTTCCGATAATGGGTACCATATGCTACACCCACGGGTGGCTGAGTCACGTATGCAGATTTGGTCACAGGAAGGGAGATAGACATCCGGTTGACAGTTCCAGTTGGCAGATCCAGCGACGTCACAGAATGAACAGGATCTGGGCTAGATGCCTCACTCAGGGAGATGACTTTCATCCCAGCAACCTCAGCAGTAGCTACAATAGGCGAATCAGCAGTGCCAGTGCTCGTCTGTGCAGAGCCAGTTGATGCAGAATTGGTTTTCTCTGTCAGTCCACTAGTCAAGGAAGACAGTGGCATGGTTGCTGGCTCAATGCTTGTACCCAAATCGTGTGTGGTCTGCACCAGGTCGGGCATGCTCAGTGAAGAACTGGtaagaggagaggagaagccTCCCTCTGATGAGGTCGAAGAAAGAGCAGATGATGTCATAACAGGATGAGGTAAAGATGGAAGAGATGACACATCCTGTATTTTGCCCACGGTGACAGGGCTTGAACTTGACACAGTCTCAGAACCCGTGCTCATTGGAGTAGTTACTTCAGAGTAGGGGAAATGATGAATCCCACTTGAGAGATTGTCTACCCATGACCTTGAGGTTGATCTATACCCAGTGAAAATGCTCTGTGATGTAGCCTTGTGACGACCTGACTGGATGGAGGTGAGTTTGTCGGCATGTTCTGTCATGAGGATGGAGCTGGAGAACTCAGAGGTCTTGCCAGCAGTGATGTCTGATGACTGTGTGGATAGGGTTGGATATGGGAGAGGCGTCTTACCAGAGGAGAGGATTTCTGTCTTGGGCACCTCAGTGGTAGATCCAGGGTCCCTTTCAGAAAGATCAGCGCTCGTCTCTGCTGCTGAGCTGACCCCCTCAGAGGTGCTTCTGGCTGTCAAGCCTGCAGTCAAGGACATTGGTCTTCCTGGAGTCCTTGCAGTATGAAGGGAGTCAGGAGTTGAGGAAATACTGGTATCCTCCAAGGTGGAGACAGTCACCTGTAGAGACGTGGCTGTGGATATGTCTGGGTCAGCTGGGAGAGAGGAGTATGATTCTTGTCTAGGATCAGTTGCTTTTGGCACATTCTCAGGCCCTGTGCCTTGAGCTATCTCCAGGATGTGTGTCCTGCCGGGAGAGATGACTTCTGCCCCGGATACATCAGTGGTAGCACCAGTGTCGCCCTCAGAAAGACCAGGACTCGTCTCTGCTGTTGAGCTAGTCTCTGAAGCACTGGACGATCTCAATCCAGGGGTCAGAGAGGGAGCCAGCCCTCTGGGTATCCATGTCATGTTAAAGAGGTCAGGGGTTGATGGTAAAATACTTGCATCCCTAGAGGGGGAGGCAGTTATCTGTGGAGATATGGCTTTGGATATCCCTAGGTCAGCTGGGATGGAGGAATGTGACTCTCGTCCAGGACCGGTGGTGTCCATCATGGTCACTGACGTGTCTAAGGAAGAAGTCTGCTGTGACTCTATTTTGACTTCGGAGGAGGTCAGAACATTCGCTGGGGCACTAGTCAGATGTGGAGAGAGACTAGATTCTGGTTCTGGGATTGGACTTAAAACTTCAGTGATCTCCATCAGACCAGAAGTGACAATCAGAGGGGAGGAGGTGCTGCTCTCTGTAACCGTGGAGGAGACAGACAACCAAGAGTTTATGGCAGAGGGAGACAAGGAGGCCAAGTGTGAGGCTGCCTCACCCACAGAGGTCGTGCTTGCCCTTGACACATTCTCAGGACCCGTGCTTGGAAGACTGGTCATCTCTGAGTTGCGAGTCTCCACTGACGTGGTCCCTGCCCACCATGTCATGGTTGGCTTTTCCCCAGTGATGGTGCTCTGTGTTATTGTCCCTGGAGAACCCGCATGGTTGATGGTAGTCATCTTGGCAGGTTCCATCATGTCAAGGGGATTAGAGAAAGAGGAGCTCTTCCTGCTAAGGGTTTGTGGTGACTCTGCGGGTGGAGCTGCACCATATTCTTGGCTAGAAAAAAGTTCTGTCTTGGACACCTTGGTCATAGCAGTAGCAGGTGATTCAGAAAGATCACTGCGGGTCTCTGCAGTGGAGCTTGCTCCCTCAGAGCTACTGGCCTCTCTCGATCCCATCCTCGGGAAAGGAGGGGGACTGGTTACCAAAACCGGGCTCATGCTCAGGTCATGTGTGGTCTCGTTCAGCCCAGATGTGAGCGGCGAAGGAATGGATTGAGAAAAAAGAGTGTTGTCCTGTGCTAACATGGAGGACTCAGGGGTCAAGGCCTTgacaggggaagaggagggggaggactCAGAAGTTGTTTCCGTCACAGAAAGTGTACTTGTCCTTGACACACTCCCAAGAGCAGTCTCTTCTGAATGAGGAATACTGTAAGTCAGTGTTGAAGGAGTCCCTGTCCAGATGGTTGGAGTTGATGTGTCCCCACTGTGGGTTCTCTGTGTCGGTCCCAGGCTATGTCCTGCCTGGACAGAGAGTGTCGGGTCTGCTGATTCCACCATGGTAGAGAAGCTAGAGAACTCAGGGATATTTCCAGTGGTGATGTCTGGCAACGGTGGGGTTTGAGCTGACTGTGGAGTGGGTATCCTACCAGCAGCAATGTCTTCTTCTGTCCTGGACACCTCAGTGGTAGCCCCAGGATGCCCCGCAGAAAGGCCAGGGCTTGCCTCTGCTGTTGAGCTGATCTCAAAGGTGCTGGTTACTCTGAATTCAGTGGTTAGAGAGGAGGCTGGCCCTCTATACATCCTTGTAGAATTGAAAAGGACAACAGTTGGTGGTGAGGAAGTACTTGGATCCCCCAAGGAGGAGGAAGTCACCTGTGGAAACGTGACTTTAGATGCATCTGAGCTAGccgggagagaggaagagaattctTGACCTATACTGGTGCTGTCTGCCATGGTTATCGCCATGTCTGAGGGAGGAGGACTCTCATCTGACTCTGTGGTGATGTCAGAGGCGCCCAGTCCATTCACTGAGGTGCTAGTCAGAGTTGGAGAGGAGTCATGTAGCTGCCAGCGTGTGCTCATGACTTTGGTGGTCTTCTGACTTGTTACTGGTTCCAGGATTGTGATGAGAGTCCCACTGGTCAGTGAAGACGTAGGAAGTGGGGAAGAGGGACCCTGCTGTCTTTGCAGGAAGGAAACAGCAGGAGGTGAGGTCATGGCAGGTTGAGACACTACAGGAGGATCAGAGATGGTTTGGATCACAGAGGGAGGAACAGTTGACCCAGACATAAGGTCAGGACTTAGACTTCTAAGAGTAGTTTCCTCTGAGTTGAGTGGACTCTGAGCCACAGTCAAGGTACTGCTTGCCCACCACTGTGTGGCTGGTGTGTCCCCATGGGGAGTGCTCTGTGATGGGCCCACAGGATGACCGGACTGGTTGGTGATGGCCATTGCTAAAGATTGTGTCATGGCGGGAGACTCGGAGAACCTGGAACTCATTCCAGTGTAGGTGTGTGGCGACTCTAtggatggagctgggctgggcatgggTGCTTGGCTAGGGGAGATGATTCCTAATCCATCTGCCTCGGTGGTAGCACTAGTGGGCAATTCAGAAGGATCAGTGCTGGTCTGTGCTGTTGAGCTGGTTGCCTCGGAGTTTGTGTCCTCCCTCAACCCTATGGTCACTGGAGAAAGCTGACCAATGGCCATTCCCTGATTTGTCCTCAAGCGCTCTGTGGACTCCTTCTGGCCAGATGTGGGCAATGATGAAGCGGAAAGGGATAAAGCAGGGCTGTCCTCTGCAACAGCAGAAGCTGGGGCGGATGCAGTCATGACAGTGGATAACAGCAGAGAAGGGCCAGAAGGGGGTACGTTCACAGAAGGTGGATGTGTGCTTGACACACTCTCAGAACCCGTATTCCTGACAGCCGTCATCTCAGAGTGAGGGAGACCCTGAGCCACAGTCAAGTGAAGCTTCCTCCATGTGGTCCTGGTTGATGCCTTTGCGTTGAGCGTGCTTTGCGTCGTAGCTCCAATAGGACCTGACCGGATGGAGGTGGTCATATCTGCAGTTTCTGTCATGGCTAGAGAGCTAGAGGACATAAAGATCTTTCTGGCTGTGATGGGTGGTGACTGCAGCTCAAGTGTCCTTCTATCAGAGGGGACGTCTGTCCAGGGTGCCTCATTGGCAGCCGCAGTGGCCCCTTCAGTAAGGCCAAGACTTGTCTCCGCCGTTGAGCTGGTCTCCCCAGAGGTTCCGCTTGCTGTCAGTCCTGTGGCCAGGAGGGCTGTTGGCCCTCGGTACATTTCTGTGGCCTCAAAGGGGTCAGGAGCTGATGAGGAAACAGGAATGTATTCTGAAGGGGAGAGAGTAACTGGAGGAGATACGGGTGTGGCCATATCTGGGTCAACTGAGGCAGAGGAAGGGGGCTCTTGTCCCAGACTGGTGGTCTCCACCATGGTCACTGCTGTGTCTGAGGAAGGTGGAGTGTCCCGTGACTCTGCGGTGATGTCAGAGAGGGCCAGTGCATCCCCTGGGGTGCTACTCGACATGGTAGGCGGACCCGTTGCTGGCTGTGGGCTTGTGTTCGTGACGTCATTGTTCTTCATCAGACCAGAGGGGAACAGTGAAGaagtggtcaggggagaagacaGGCTGCTCTCTGTTGATACCGAGAAAACAGGAAATGGAGTCACGTGACGGACAGACTTCCGGGTATCCTCGGAGGCTGTCGTATCGACAGAGGTGGTGCTTGTCCATGAGGCGTGCTCGGGTTTCCAGCTTCTAAAAGTGGTTGTTTCCAAGTTGAAAGGACTCCGAGTCACAGCACTACGGGGTCCTGTTCTTGAGTTTGTGGTCGGCTTTTCCACTATAAGGGTGCTTTGTGCCACAGGGGAGGCagaaaaccaggagctcttcccagtGGGAGTGCGTAGTGACCCTGGTGGCTGGACTGGGCCTGTGATACGTGTTTGGTGAGCAGAGATGGTTTTTGTCCCAATGTTCTCAGCGATAGCTCCAGCAGCACCTTCAGAAAGGCCAGTTGTCTTGGCTGTTGAGCTGCTATCCTCGGAGGCACGGGTTGCTCCCCATCCAGTGGTCCAGGAAGACGTTGGCCCTCGGTGACTCTTTGTTGTATCAAAGAAGGCAGGGGTTGATGGGAAAATACTTGTATCCCCTAAGGGGACATCAGTCACCCATTGAGATGTAACTGTGGCTGTCTCTGGGTAAGCCAGGACAGAGGCTGGTTCTTGTCCAGCACTGACGGTGTCCACCACGGTCACTGCTGTGTCTAAGGAAGGAGGACTCTTGGCTGACTCTGTGTTGACATCAGAGGGAGGTAGTGCATCAACCGAGGTAGTACTGAGATTTGGAGGCAAGTAGGTTTCCGGTGGCGGGGTCTGCATCAGACCAGGGGTGAGCAGTGAAGCAGTGGTCAGGGGAGCAAAGGGGCTGCTGTCTGCTGATGTGGACGAAGCAGGTGAAGAGAGGTGAGCAGGACCATAGGTTGTATCATCCACAGAGACCACGCTCGAGCGGGACACCACGCCAGACACAACAGCAAGGGAAGTGGGGCCCCTCTCTGGTGTTACAGAGGTAGCAGGAAAAGATGAAGTACCGTGATGGGAAGATTTCCAGGAAACATCAGAGGTCGTGCTTGCTCTTGACATATCATCAGGACCCTTGTCTTCACTTGTGGTCCTCTCTTTAAGATTCTGTATCATGCTGGAGGCAGTGTCCACCCATGCAGTTCTGACTGATGGGCCCTCAGGAAGCGTCCTCTGTGATGTGGCCTCACGATGACCTAGCTGATTGGAGGTAGCCGTGGCTACAGACGCCATCACGAACTCAGAGGGCTTTCTGGTAGGAGTGCCGGAGAACTGTGTGTGTGGAGTTGGCTGTGGGGTGGGTTCCTTCACAGAAGAGAGGACTTGTGGCCTGGATACCTCAGTGGTAACTCCAGTGGCCCCTTCAGAATGGCCATAACTTGTCTCTGCTGTCCGGCTAGCCCCCTCAGACGTTCTGGTTGCTGTTAATCCTGTGATCAGAGAAGCCGCTGGCACCCCGTGTGTCCTGGTAGCCTCAGAGAAGGCAGG from Ochotona princeps isolate mOchPri1 chromosome 33, mOchPri1.hap1, whole genome shotgun sequence encodes:
- the LOC131478429 gene encoding mucin-16-like, whose product is MVESADPTLSVQAGHSLGPTQRTHSGDTSTPTIWTGTPSTLTYSIPHSEETALGSVSRTSTLSVTETTSESSPSSSPVKALTPESSMLAQDNTLFSQSIPSPLTSGLNETTHDLSMSPVLVTSPPPFPRMGSREASSSEGASSTAETRSDLSESPATAMTKVSKTELFSSQEYGAAPPAESPQTLSRKSSSFSNPLDMMEPAKMTTINHAGSPGTITQSTITGEKPTMTWWAGTTSVETRNSEMTSLPSTGPENVSRASTTSVGEAASHLASLSPSAINSWLSVSSTVTESSTSSPLIVTSGLMEITEVLSPIPEPESSLSPHLTSAPANVLTSSEVKIESQQTSSLDTSGCKYFTINP